One segment of Onychomys torridus chromosome 3, mOncTor1.1, whole genome shotgun sequence DNA contains the following:
- the Ccdc136 gene encoding coiled-coil domain-containing protein 136 isoform X9 codes for MEAGGGAGAGAAGWSCPSPGSTVTTLGSYEVSEGCERKKGQRWGSLERRGMQAMEGEVLLPALYEEEEEEEEEEEEEEVEEDQVQKGGSLGSLSASKHRGLSLTETELEELRAQVLQLVAELEETRELAGQHEDDSLELQGLLEDERLASAQQAEVFTKQIQQLQGELQHLQEEISLLEHKNESEFKEMEQELHLAQAEIQNLRQAAADSASEHESEIASLQEDIYRLQNELEDVERIRGDYEMEIASLRAEMQLKTAEPSDISISDFPGLQEELHQLRERYHFLNEEYQTLQESNSSLTGQLAQLESDRTRRATERWLESQMLRSMTSAESQTSELDFPEPDPEMELLRQQLLGAEEQMQDMKIKCKDLCCELEELQHHRRASEEEQKRLQRELKCAQNEMLRFQTSHSVAQNEELKSRLCALQQKYDASQDEQNELLKVQLQLQTELRQLKVTRCTPVESQSEKELMCRLQKLQIQHQSSVNEKEKLLEVQYHLQDKLRCHETELQHLRGVVDCLQEKNEKNTGMQTELLEMKGLYQSSKEELERQKHMYDQLEQDLMLCQQELTELKSSHSVCDDKGECSNKPSPAPDPPIFSLPLVGLVVISALLWCWWAETAS; via the exons ATGGAGGCAGGCGGCGGGGCCGGCGCGGGAGCCGCGGGCTGGAGCTGCCCCAGCCCAG GATCCACAGTAACCACTTTAGGCTCTTATGAGGTATCTGAGGGTTGCGAGAGGAAGAAAGGCCAACGCTGGGGGTCCCTAGAACGCCGTGGGATGCAAGCTATGGAGG GGGAGGTGTTACTCCCAGCTCTgtatgaggaggaagaggaggaggaagaggaggaggaagaggaggaggtggaggaagatcAAGTGCAGAAAGGAGGCAGTTTGGGTTCCCTGTCCGCCAGCAAGCACCGGGGCCTGAGCCTCACGGAGACcgagctggaggagctgagggcGCAGGTGCTCCAGCTGGTGGCAGAGCTGGAGGAGACCCGTGAGCTCGCTGGGCAGCATGAGGATGACTCCCTGGAGCTTCAGG GGCTCCTGGAGGATGAGCGGCTGGCCAGTGCCCAGCAGGCAGAAGTATTCACCAAGCAGATTCAGCAGCTCCAAG GTGAGCTGCAACACCTGCAGGAGGAGATTTCCCTGCTAGAGCATAAGAACGAAAGTGAATTTAAAGAGATGGAGCAGGAGTTGCATTTGGCCCAGGCGGAGATCCAGAATCTACGGCAGGCTGCAGCAGATTCTGCCAGTGAGCACGAGAGTGAAATCGCATCCTTGCAGGAAGATATCTACCGGCTGCAGAACGAACTTGAGGACGTGGAACGGATTCGAGGGGATTATGAGATGGAGATTGCCTCGCTCCGTGCAGAAATGCAACTGAAGACCGCCGAACCATCCGACATAAGTATCTCAGACTTCCCTGGGCTCCAAG AAGAGCTGCACCAGCTCCGGGAGCGGTACCACTTCCTGAACGAGGAGTACCAGACCTTGCAGGAGAGTAACAGCAGCCTCACAGGGCAGCTCGCCCAGCTGGAGAGCGACAG GACGCGAAGAGCAACAGAACGGTGGCTGGAATCCCAGATGCTAAGGAGCATGACGTCAGCAGAGTCGCAGACTTCAGAACTGGACTTCCCGGAGCCTGATCCTGAGATGGAGCTTTTGCGCCAGCAGCTGCTGGGAGCTGAGGAGCAGATGCAGGACATGAAGATCAAG TGTAAGGACTTGTGTTGTGAGTTGGAGGAGCTCCAGCATCATCGCCGGGCCAGCGAGGAGGAGCAGAAGCGGCTGCAGAGGGAGCTCAAGTGTGCCCAGAATGAGATGCTCCGGTTCCAGACCTCCCACAGCGTGGCCCAG AATGAGGAACTGAAGAGCAGGCTCTGTGCCCTGCAGCAAAAGTATGATGCTAGCCAGGATGAACAGAATGAGCTTCTGAAGGTGCAGTTGCAGCTTCAGACTGAGCTACGGCAGCTTAAAGTCACCAGATGCACACCTGTAGAGAGCCAGAGTGAGAAG GAGTTAATGTGCAGGCTCCAGAAGCTGCAGATCCAGCACCAGAGCAGTGTGAATGAGAAGGAGAAGCTGCTGGAAGTGCAGTATCACCTGCAGGACAAGCTGAGGTGCCATGAGACAGAGCTGCAGCATCTCCGGGGTGTGGTGGACTGCttgcaagagaaaaatgaaaag AATACAGGGATGCAAACGGAGCTTCTGGAGATGAAGGGACTGTATCAGTCCAGCAAGGAGGAGCTGGAACGGCAGAAGCACATGTATGACCAACTGGAGCAGGACCTCATGCTCTGCCAGCAGGAGCTGACAGAGCTCAAGAGCAGCCATTCTGTTTGTGACGACAAGGGCGAGTGTTCCAACAAG
- the Ccdc136 gene encoding coiled-coil domain-containing protein 136 isoform X10 — MEAGGGAGAGAAGWSCPSPGSTVTTLGSYEVSEGCERKKGQRWGSLERRGMQAMEGEVLLPALYEEEEEEEEEEEEEEVEEDQVQKGGSLGSLSASKHRGLSLTETELEELRAQVLQLVAELEETRELAGQHEDDSLELQGLLEDERLASAQQAEVFTKQIQQLQGELQHLQEEISLLEHKNESEFKEMEQELHLAQAEIQNLRQAAADSASEHESEIASLQEDIYRLQNELEDVERIRGDYEMEIASLRAEMQLKTAEPSDISISDFPGLQEELHQLRERYHFLNEEYQTLQESNSSLTGQLAQLESDRTRRATERWLESQMLRSMTSAESQTSELDFPEPDPEMELLRQQLLGAEEQMQDMKIKCKDLCCELEELQHHRRASEEEQKRLQRELKCAQNEMLRFQTSHSVAQPSPAPDPPIFSLPLVGLVVISALLWCWWAETAS; from the exons ATGGAGGCAGGCGGCGGGGCCGGCGCGGGAGCCGCGGGCTGGAGCTGCCCCAGCCCAG GATCCACAGTAACCACTTTAGGCTCTTATGAGGTATCTGAGGGTTGCGAGAGGAAGAAAGGCCAACGCTGGGGGTCCCTAGAACGCCGTGGGATGCAAGCTATGGAGG GGGAGGTGTTACTCCCAGCTCTgtatgaggaggaagaggaggaggaagaggaggaggaagaggaggaggtggaggaagatcAAGTGCAGAAAGGAGGCAGTTTGGGTTCCCTGTCCGCCAGCAAGCACCGGGGCCTGAGCCTCACGGAGACcgagctggaggagctgagggcGCAGGTGCTCCAGCTGGTGGCAGAGCTGGAGGAGACCCGTGAGCTCGCTGGGCAGCATGAGGATGACTCCCTGGAGCTTCAGG GGCTCCTGGAGGATGAGCGGCTGGCCAGTGCCCAGCAGGCAGAAGTATTCACCAAGCAGATTCAGCAGCTCCAAG GTGAGCTGCAACACCTGCAGGAGGAGATTTCCCTGCTAGAGCATAAGAACGAAAGTGAATTTAAAGAGATGGAGCAGGAGTTGCATTTGGCCCAGGCGGAGATCCAGAATCTACGGCAGGCTGCAGCAGATTCTGCCAGTGAGCACGAGAGTGAAATCGCATCCTTGCAGGAAGATATCTACCGGCTGCAGAACGAACTTGAGGACGTGGAACGGATTCGAGGGGATTATGAGATGGAGATTGCCTCGCTCCGTGCAGAAATGCAACTGAAGACCGCCGAACCATCCGACATAAGTATCTCAGACTTCCCTGGGCTCCAAG AAGAGCTGCACCAGCTCCGGGAGCGGTACCACTTCCTGAACGAGGAGTACCAGACCTTGCAGGAGAGTAACAGCAGCCTCACAGGGCAGCTCGCCCAGCTGGAGAGCGACAG GACGCGAAGAGCAACAGAACGGTGGCTGGAATCCCAGATGCTAAGGAGCATGACGTCAGCAGAGTCGCAGACTTCAGAACTGGACTTCCCGGAGCCTGATCCTGAGATGGAGCTTTTGCGCCAGCAGCTGCTGGGAGCTGAGGAGCAGATGCAGGACATGAAGATCAAG TGTAAGGACTTGTGTTGTGAGTTGGAGGAGCTCCAGCATCATCGCCGGGCCAGCGAGGAGGAGCAGAAGCGGCTGCAGAGGGAGCTCAAGTGTGCCCAGAATGAGATGCTCCGGTTCCAGACCTCCCACAGCGTGGCCCAG